A stretch of the Microaerobacter geothermalis genome encodes the following:
- the priA gene encoding primosomal protein N', with the protein MIAKVVIDLPVDSIDKPFDYAVPGSLIPLIKKGCRVMVPFGTMKRMGFVVELVDSPSIIHVKEILEVLDDHPLLTEELIVLGEWMSQYYLCPMAKVYQAMIPSMLRLKYIKYASVNDQALDQYLILTPEEEKIMSEIKRKGKIPLEVLTLTYSDHRDIIQKWMGEGTIKISNVVDDGITRKKVTYVELSKKQAEIVRYMEQLSAREEGQKKILRLLLDAPCNTHFPLSKLLEQTGVSRSAVKTLEKKKMIRVFQKEVYRDPFQGTKADIVPKPELTDAQRENLKKINQAIHQGKEEVFVLYGVTGSGKTEVYLRAIEHTLQLGKQAIVLVPEISLTPQMVERFRGRFGNRVAVLHSQLSKGERFDEWRKIIYGEVDVVIGARSAIFAPLQKIGLIVLDEEHESSYKQEDSPRYHAREIALFRGAYHGAVTILGSATPSLESIQKAGKGVYHWLSMPNRVKGQRLPTIHIVDMREELKQGNRSIFCQSLLHMMEDRLNKKEQIVLFLNRRGFSTFVMCRNCGYVEQCPHCDISLTYHHTDQTLKCHYCGYVKGNVKICPSCQSHQIRFFGTGTQRVEEEIAKQFPGARVIRMDVDTTRKKGSHEKMLNAFGKGQADILLGTQMIAKGLDFPKVTLVGVISADNMLHLPDFRASERTFQLLTQVAGRSGRHELSGDVIIQTYTPEHYAIQYVKEHKFQEFVRHEMGIRANFGYPPYSRLFLVTFSHQDLGVLMKESNAFVSHLKGKIKGNTQILGPAPSPIPRIKDRYRFQCMIKYNDEPIQRMVSEVLERLEKKIRQSQIRISIDVDPQILT; encoded by the coding sequence ATGATTGCAAAAGTGGTGATTGACCTTCCTGTTGATTCCATTGATAAACCCTTTGATTATGCGGTTCCGGGTTCGTTAATTCCATTGATAAAAAAAGGGTGTCGGGTGATGGTTCCCTTTGGCACCATGAAAAGAATGGGTTTTGTTGTTGAACTGGTAGATTCGCCTTCCATCATTCATGTAAAGGAAATTTTGGAAGTGTTGGATGATCATCCTCTTCTTACCGAAGAGTTAATCGTTTTGGGGGAATGGATGAGTCAATATTATTTGTGTCCGATGGCCAAGGTTTACCAAGCCATGATTCCTTCCATGCTCAGGTTGAAATATATAAAATATGCAAGTGTTAATGATCAAGCCCTTGATCAATATCTTATCCTTACGCCTGAAGAAGAGAAAATCATGTCTGAAATAAAGAGAAAAGGGAAAATTCCTTTAGAAGTATTAACACTTACTTATTCTGATCATCGTGACATCATACAGAAATGGATGGGGGAAGGAACCATTAAAATTTCCAATGTTGTCGATGATGGAATAACCAGAAAAAAAGTGACCTATGTGGAATTGTCCAAAAAACAGGCAGAGATTGTCCGCTATATGGAACAATTATCTGCAAGGGAAGAGGGTCAAAAGAAAATTTTACGACTATTGCTGGATGCCCCCTGCAATACTCATTTCCCCTTATCCAAACTGTTGGAACAAACAGGCGTTTCAAGAAGTGCGGTAAAAACCTTGGAAAAGAAGAAAATGATCCGCGTATTTCAAAAAGAAGTATACCGAGATCCCTTCCAAGGAACAAAGGCGGATATCGTCCCAAAGCCCGAATTAACAGATGCCCAAAGGGAAAATCTTAAAAAAATAAATCAGGCCATCCATCAAGGCAAGGAGGAGGTCTTTGTTCTTTATGGGGTAACGGGAAGCGGGAAAACAGAGGTTTACCTGCGGGCGATTGAGCACACCCTCCAACTGGGGAAACAAGCCATTGTTTTGGTTCCGGAGATATCTCTCACTCCTCAGATGGTTGAACGATTTAGGGGAAGGTTTGGAAATCGGGTGGCCGTCTTACATAGTCAGTTATCCAAAGGAGAACGGTTCGACGAATGGAGAAAAATCATTTACGGAGAAGTAGATGTGGTGATTGGGGCGAGATCTGCTATATTTGCACCCCTGCAAAAAATCGGGCTAATTGTCCTGGATGAAGAACATGAATCTAGTTATAAACAGGAGGATTCTCCCCGTTATCATGCCAGGGAAATTGCCTTGTTCAGAGGAGCTTATCATGGTGCGGTAACCATCCTAGGAAGTGCCACTCCTTCCTTGGAGTCCATACAAAAAGCAGGAAAAGGGGTATATCACTGGCTTTCCATGCCCAATCGGGTGAAAGGCCAGCGTCTTCCTACCATTCATATTGTGGACATGAGAGAAGAATTAAAACAGGGAAACCGCTCGATTTTTTGTCAATCTCTACTTCACATGATGGAGGATCGATTGAATAAAAAGGAACAAATTGTTCTTTTTCTTAACAGACGAGGTTTCTCTACTTTTGTCATGTGCCGAAATTGCGGGTATGTGGAACAATGTCCCCATTGCGACATTTCTTTAACCTATCATCATACAGATCAGACCTTAAAATGCCATTATTGCGGTTATGTGAAAGGAAATGTAAAAATATGTCCATCCTGCCAGAGCCATCAAATCCGTTTTTTTGGAACCGGGACACAAAGGGTTGAGGAAGAAATAGCCAAGCAGTTTCCCGGAGCCAGAGTGATCAGAATGGATGTGGATACAACCAGAAAAAAAGGCTCCCATGAAAAAATGCTCAACGCATTTGGCAAAGGTCAAGCCGACATTTTGTTAGGAACACAAATGATTGCAAAGGGATTGGATTTTCCCAAGGTCACTTTAGTAGGAGTGATTTCGGCAGACAACATGCTGCATCTTCCTGATTTTCGGGCTTCAGAGAGGACCTTTCAATTGCTCACCCAAGTGGCCGGACGTTCAGGAAGGCATGAGCTTTCTGGAGATGTCATCATTCAGACCTACACCCCTGAACACTATGCGATTCAATATGTAAAAGAACATAAATTCCAGGAATTTGTTCGGCATGAGATGGGAATCAGAGCTAACTTCGGCTATCCTCCGTATTCCCGTCTGTTTCTGGTTACCTTTTCCCATCAGGATTTGGGTGTGTTAATGAAGGAATCCAATGCATTCGTTTCCCATTTAAAAGGGAAAATCAAAGGGAACACCCAGATTTTAGGACCTGCCCCATCACCCATTCCGCGAATCAAAGATAGATATCGTTTTCAATGCATGATAAAATATAACGATGAACCTATTCAACGAATGGTATCAGAAGTATTGGAACGATTAGAGAAAAAAATAAGACAAAGTCAGATTCGAATTTCGATAGATGTTGACCCGCAGATACTGACATGA
- the remA gene encoding extracellular matrix/biofilm regulator RemA has translation MSIKLVNIGFGNIVNANRIISVVSPESAPIKRIIQEARDGGRLIDATYGRRTRAVIITDSDHVVLCAVQPETVGQRLLGSKDDDSLD, from the coding sequence TTGTCCATCAAATTAGTAAATATCGGCTTTGGAAATATTGTAAATGCCAATCGGATAATTTCTGTAGTAAGCCCTGAGTCAGCTCCCATTAAACGAATCATTCAGGAGGCAAGGGATGGTGGAAGGCTGATCGACGCAACCTATGGCAGGCGTACAAGGGCTGTCATCATTACTGATAGTGATCACGTCGTCTTATGTGCCGTTCAACCTGAAACGGTTGGGCAGCGATTATTGGGGTCAAAAGATGATGATTCATTGGATTAG
- the dapF gene encoding diaminopimelate epimerase, with product MNFTKMNGLGNDFVVMAQYDRLPDHVAELAQNMCNRHFGVGADGLVFILPSDKADFRMRIINADGSEAEQCGNAIRCVGKYVYDHQMTTKKELSIETLAGIQHVFLHAEGDRVSEVKVDMGPPVLIPNEIPTKVEGEKAIQIPIEVKGKTFHFTAVSMGNPHAVIFVDDAVHYPVETWGPLIEVHPMFPKKTNVEFVTVRNDGEVDMRVWERGVGQTLACGTGACATAVASHLVGKTGRKVLVHLKGGDLLIEWNLEDHHVYMTGQATETFSGTWLL from the coding sequence ATGAATTTTACGAAAATGAATGGATTGGGCAACGATTTTGTTGTCATGGCTCAGTATGACCGTTTGCCTGATCATGTTGCTGAATTGGCTCAAAACATGTGTAATCGCCATTTTGGTGTAGGGGCTGACGGATTGGTATTTATTCTCCCATCTGATAAGGCTGATTTTAGAATGAGAATTATCAATGCCGACGGATCTGAAGCAGAGCAGTGCGGAAATGCCATTCGATGCGTTGGAAAATATGTATACGATCATCAAATGACCACCAAAAAGGAACTTAGCATTGAAACATTGGCAGGTATTCAGCATGTTTTTCTTCACGCGGAAGGAGACCGGGTATCTGAAGTAAAAGTGGATATGGGACCGCCTGTGTTGATTCCAAATGAAATTCCGACGAAAGTGGAAGGAGAAAAAGCGATCCAAATACCCATCGAGGTGAAAGGAAAAACTTTTCATTTTACTGCCGTATCCATGGGGAATCCCCATGCTGTTATTTTTGTGGATGATGCCGTTCATTATCCTGTAGAAACTTGGGGACCGCTAATTGAAGTCCATCCCATGTTTCCGAAAAAAACCAATGTGGAATTTGTAACGGTGAGGAATGACGGAGAAGTGGATATGCGGGTTTGGGAAAGAGGAGTTGGCCAAACCCTGGCTTGCGGTACTGGGGCTTGTGCTACAGCGGTCGCTTCCCATCTTGTAGGAAAAACAGGAAGAAAGGTTTTGGTCCATTTAAAGGGGGGAGACTTGCTCATTGAATGGAATCTGGAAGATCATCATGTCTATATGACAGGGCAGGCGACAGAAACATTCAGTGGAACTTGGCTGCTATAG
- the fmt gene encoding methionyl-tRNA formyltransferase: MRIVFMGTPDFAVPCLERLVKDFEVVAVVTQPDRPKGRKRELTPSPVKVTAIKHKIPVFQPEKLRDSTELEQVIQLNPDLIVTAAYGQILPKKLLDTPPYGCINVHASLLPKYRGGAPIHRAIINGEKETGVTIMYMAEKLDAGDMLSRVVVPIEETDTVGSLHNKLSEVGARLLMDTIPKLIKGEVIPVPQDHSLATFAPNIKREDEWIDWDVPVQAIFNQVRGLNPWPVAYTTLQGEIIKIWWGEAIQSSLRGEPGEIIMISEEGMDVATKDGQFRVLQLQPAGKRKMSIEEYVRGAGSAIVKGMKLGT, encoded by the coding sequence TTGCGTATTGTTTTTATGGGTACCCCCGACTTTGCGGTACCTTGCCTGGAAAGATTAGTCAAGGATTTTGAGGTTGTTGCAGTGGTTACACAACCGGACAGACCAAAGGGGAGAAAAAGGGAACTTACTCCCTCACCGGTAAAAGTAACGGCTATCAAACACAAAATCCCTGTTTTTCAACCTGAAAAACTAAGGGATTCCACAGAACTGGAACAGGTGATTCAGCTTAACCCGGATTTGATCGTAACGGCAGCTTATGGTCAAATTCTTCCTAAAAAGTTGTTAGACACCCCTCCCTACGGATGTATTAATGTTCATGCTTCCCTCCTCCCTAAATACCGAGGAGGAGCTCCAATACATAGAGCCATTATAAATGGAGAAAAAGAAACAGGTGTCACGATCATGTATATGGCTGAAAAGCTGGATGCTGGTGACATGTTGTCCAGAGTAGTGGTTCCCATTGAAGAAACGGATACGGTAGGTTCTCTTCATAATAAGTTAAGTGAAGTTGGGGCTCGTTTGTTGATGGATACCATCCCCAAATTGATCAAGGGAGAAGTAATCCCGGTGCCCCAGGATCATTCCCTTGCCACCTTTGCCCCTAATATAAAAAGAGAAGATGAATGGATTGATTGGGATGTCCCGGTACAAGCCATATTCAATCAAGTAAGGGGTCTCAATCCCTGGCCCGTTGCCTACACTACCTTACAAGGGGAAATTATCAAGATTTGGTGGGGAGAGGCCATTCAATCCTCATTGAGAGGGGAGCCGGGGGAAATCATCATGATTTCGGAAGAGGGAATGGATGTGGCCACCAAGGATGGACAATTTCGAGTTTTACAGCTTCAGCCTGCTGGTAAGCGGAAAATGTCCATCGAAGAATATGTAAGGGGAGCAGGATCTGCCATTGTGAAAGGTATGAAGCTTGGCACTTGA
- a CDS encoding calcium-translocating P-type ATPase, SERCA-type yields the protein MNNRKWYREEVARLEQVLHTDLNHGLTWKEAKRRLNYFGPNSLKEGKKINPFFQFLNQFKDFMVLVLLVATLISGLLGEYTDAITIIAIVIINAVLGFVQEFRAEKSLKALKDLTAPNAHVIRDGKLQEISANEVVPGDLVYVEGGDRIPADIRIISSKGLLVDESSLTGESVPVEKTNQMIFNDQISLGDQLNMLFMGTMATRGSCQGIVVATGMDTEMGRIAHLIESSEEIQTPLQQRLEHLGKVLVLLAILLTIAVVVTGISHGQNAYQMFLTGVSLAVAAIPEGLPAIVTIVLALGVQRMIKRRAIVRKLPSVETLGCATAICSDKTGTLTQNKMTVTKIWLDGNERFLTGSGYEPKGEFVQNGKKIDIKNDLFTSRFLELSVMCNHAHLIKKKEKGSFINRKTEWEVVGDPTEGALLVAAAKGGVWREQILSKWEFIEEIPFDSERKRMSVILKNHRNEMMVAVKGAPDVILEHCTHIVWHGKVVPLTPPIKFHVSNKITQFAEQALRTLAIAYKEIPRSSGTGRTMQNIEENLVFVGFHGMIDPPRKEVSQAILDCKRAGIKTIMITGDHQKTAEAIAKQLGMFPPNGRTISGVELDQLSDKEFLQAAEDIYVYARVSPEHKLRIVKALQSKGHVVAMTGDGVNDAPAIKASDIGVSMGITGTDVAKEASALVLSDDNFATIKAAIEEGRSIYDNIRKFIRYLLASNVGEILVMLMAMVAGLPLPLVPIQILWVNLVTDGLPAMALGVDQPEKDTMNRPPRNRKESIFSRGLGWKILSRGFLIGLSTLAAFVLTLQSDPENLVKAQTMAFTTLVMAQLIHVFDCRSERSVFHRNPLQNKMLILAVISSIVLLLGVLYVEGLQPIFRTVPLNLTDWGFVLFFAAIPTFFAGLPHLFKK from the coding sequence TTGAATAATCGAAAATGGTATCGTGAAGAGGTCGCCCGGCTCGAACAAGTATTACATACAGATTTGAATCATGGGTTAACCTGGAAAGAAGCGAAAAGAAGACTGAATTACTTTGGACCGAACAGCCTGAAGGAAGGGAAAAAGATAAATCCGTTTTTCCAATTTTTAAACCAGTTTAAGGATTTTATGGTATTGGTACTTCTTGTAGCAACCCTCATTTCAGGCTTGCTGGGAGAATATACAGATGCCATTACGATCATTGCCATTGTAATCATTAATGCGGTTCTTGGTTTTGTTCAGGAATTTCGGGCAGAAAAATCTTTAAAGGCACTAAAGGATTTAACGGCACCCAATGCTCATGTGATTCGTGATGGTAAGCTTCAGGAGATTTCTGCCAATGAAGTGGTTCCCGGTGATTTGGTATACGTCGAAGGAGGAGACCGCATACCGGCTGATATACGGATTATATCTAGTAAAGGGTTGCTTGTGGATGAATCATCTTTAACCGGAGAATCAGTTCCGGTAGAAAAGACAAATCAAATGATTTTCAATGATCAAATTTCTTTGGGGGATCAGCTAAACATGCTTTTTATGGGAACAATGGCAACCAGAGGTTCTTGTCAGGGGATAGTTGTGGCAACTGGAATGGACACAGAAATGGGTCGTATTGCCCATCTGATTGAATCTTCCGAAGAAATTCAAACTCCCCTCCAACAAAGGTTGGAGCATCTTGGAAAGGTTTTGGTGCTGTTAGCCATTTTGTTAACGATCGCGGTTGTGGTCACGGGAATAAGTCATGGACAAAATGCCTATCAAATGTTTTTAACGGGTGTAAGCTTGGCGGTAGCTGCCATTCCGGAAGGACTGCCTGCCATTGTCACCATCGTCTTGGCTTTAGGAGTGCAGAGGATGATCAAGCGTAGAGCTATTGTAAGGAAGCTTCCCTCTGTAGAAACCCTCGGATGCGCCACTGCCATATGTTCAGATAAAACAGGAACATTGACACAAAACAAGATGACGGTTACAAAGATCTGGCTGGACGGAAATGAAAGATTCCTAACGGGAAGTGGATATGAGCCAAAAGGTGAGTTTGTTCAAAACGGAAAGAAGATCGATATAAAAAATGATCTATTTACAAGTCGCTTTTTAGAGTTATCGGTGATGTGCAACCATGCCCATCTAATTAAAAAAAAAGAAAAGGGTTCATTCATAAATAGAAAAACAGAATGGGAAGTTGTGGGTGATCCAACCGAAGGGGCACTGTTGGTGGCGGCAGCCAAAGGGGGAGTCTGGAGAGAACAAATACTATCAAAGTGGGAGTTCATTGAAGAAATCCCATTTGACTCTGAAAGGAAAAGAATGTCCGTGATTCTAAAAAATCATAGAAATGAGATGATGGTTGCCGTCAAAGGAGCCCCTGATGTCATTTTGGAACATTGCACCCACATCGTTTGGCATGGGAAGGTGGTACCGCTTACACCGCCCATAAAATTCCATGTATCCAACAAGATTACACAATTCGCAGAGCAGGCTTTACGCACGTTAGCCATTGCCTACAAAGAAATTCCCAGGTCATCGGGTACAGGCCGCACCATGCAAAATATTGAAGAAAATCTTGTTTTTGTTGGATTTCATGGGATGATTGATCCTCCCAGAAAGGAGGTCAGTCAGGCAATCCTGGATTGTAAACGGGCCGGAATTAAGACTATTATGATTACCGGTGATCACCAAAAGACGGCCGAAGCCATTGCGAAACAACTTGGGATGTTTCCGCCAAATGGGAGAACAATCAGCGGAGTAGAATTGGATCAACTGTCCGATAAGGAATTTCTGCAGGCAGCAGAGGATATTTATGTGTATGCCCGTGTTTCTCCTGAACATAAGCTTCGGATCGTGAAAGCGTTGCAGAGCAAAGGCCATGTGGTGGCCATGACCGGTGATGGGGTAAACGATGCCCCGGCCATAAAAGCTTCCGATATTGGGGTCTCTATGGGGATCACAGGAACGGATGTGGCAAAAGAGGCATCTGCATTGGTGTTAAGTGATGATAATTTTGCCACGATTAAAGCGGCTATAGAGGAAGGAAGAAGCATTTATGATAATATCCGAAAGTTTATCCGCTATTTATTGGCTTCCAATGTGGGTGAAATATTAGTCATGCTGATGGCGATGGTTGCAGGGCTTCCTCTACCATTAGTGCCGATTCAAATATTGTGGGTCAACCTGGTAACCGATGGATTGCCTGCCATGGCATTAGGGGTTGATCAACCTGAAAAGGATACGATGAACCGCCCACCCCGGAACAGGAAGGAGAGTATTTTTTCTAGAGGCCTGGGATGGAAAATTTTAAGCAGAGGATTTTTAATTGGTTTATCCACCCTTGCTGCATTTGTTTTGACCCTGCAGTCTGATCCGGAAAATTTGGTTAAGGCGCAAACTATGGCATTCACCACCTTGGTTATGGCTCAATTAATCCATGTATTTGATTGCAGAAGTGAGCGGTCCGTATTTCATCGAAATCCCCTGCAAAATAAAATGCTGATTTTGGCAGTGATTTCTTCCATTGTGCTGCTACTTGGAGTATTGTATGTAGAAGGGCTGCAGCCCATCTTCAGAACGGTGCCCCTTAATCTAACCGATTGGGGATTTGTTCTTTTCTTTGCAGCCATTCCAACATTTTTTGCCGGTCTTCCTCATTTGTTCAAAAAATAG
- the gmk gene encoding guanylate kinase, translating to MEKERGLLIVLSGPSGVGKGTVRAALQDKVKDLVYSISATTREKREDEVEGVHYFFKTKDEFLQMIENDEFLEWAQFVGNYYGTPRAFVEETLSKGKDVILEIEVKGAFQVQEKFPEGIFIFLAPPNMTELKNRIIHRGTETEESIHNRLNTAREEIEMMEKYDYVVVNDEVDKACERIMAIIVAEHCKRERIIQHYYKLIKEDL from the coding sequence ATGGAAAAAGAAAGGGGATTATTGATCGTTCTTTCCGGTCCTTCAGGTGTGGGAAAGGGTACGGTCAGAGCTGCACTTCAGGATAAGGTAAAGGATCTAGTATATTCCATTTCAGCGACAACCCGTGAGAAACGGGAGGATGAAGTAGAAGGCGTCCATTATTTTTTCAAAACAAAAGATGAGTTTCTGCAAATGATTGAGAACGATGAATTCCTGGAATGGGCTCAGTTTGTTGGAAATTATTATGGAACTCCCCGTGCTTTTGTGGAAGAAACATTATCCAAAGGAAAAGATGTTATTCTCGAAATTGAAGTAAAGGGTGCATTTCAGGTTCAGGAAAAATTTCCTGAAGGAATTTTTATTTTTCTGGCCCCTCCCAATATGACGGAATTAAAGAATAGAATTATCCATCGGGGTACAGAAACGGAAGAATCCATTCACAACCGTCTCAACACAGCAAGAGAAGAAATTGAGATGATGGAAAAATATGATTATGTTGTCGTGAATGATGAGGTGGATAAGGCTTGTGAACGTATAATGGCCATCATTGTTGCTGAACATTGTAAAAGGGAACGGATCATTCAACATTATTACAAGCTAATAAAGGAGGATTTATAA
- the rpoZ gene encoding DNA-directed RNA polymerase subunit omega has product MRYPSIDVLVEKTGSKYTLVALAAKRARQLRETGKVLIEQPKSRKHVGMALEEIAFDKLTFDRKK; this is encoded by the coding sequence ATGCGTTATCCTTCCATCGATGTGTTGGTAGAAAAGACGGGAAGCAAATATACGCTGGTTGCTTTGGCTGCAAAGCGGGCAAGACAATTAAGGGAGACTGGGAAAGTGCTCATTGAACAACCAAAGTCCCGAAAACACGTGGGAATGGCTTTAGAGGAGATTGCGTTTGATAAATTAACCTTTGATCGAAAAAAATAA
- the coaBC gene encoding bifunctional phosphopantothenoylcysteine decarboxylase/phosphopantothenate--cysteine ligase CoaBC, with translation MRKKTVVLGVTGGIAAYKAAALTSQLTQKGIDTWVILTESAARFVTPLTFQTLSKHHVFVDTFEERDPAVVSHIDLADKADLFVIAPATANIIGKMAQGIADDMLSTTVLATVAPVLICPAMNVHMYAHPAVQRNMNILKEWGYHFAEPGEGPLACGYTGKGRLAESESILTHIEYLLKKGNRKTDLKGKRVLVTAGPTREKVDPVRFFSNRSSGKMGFAIAEAARDRGAEVLLVTGPTSLPKPSGVITYPVESAEEMYHAVMEKIEEVDIVIKAAAVADYRPKEVHDQKIKKSEGQLIIELERTKDILFEIGKRKKHQFVVGFAAETKDVEYYAKDKMSRKNVDMIVANNVKLVGAGFEEDTNVVTIYVKNGQEISLPKMSKREVADAIFDQIMGLLEQRE, from the coding sequence ATGAGGAAAAAAACTGTAGTTTTAGGAGTAACTGGAGGAATTGCTGCCTATAAGGCAGCTGCTCTTACAAGCCAATTAACACAAAAGGGGATTGATACATGGGTGATCTTGACAGAATCGGCTGCCCGATTTGTCACTCCCCTTACATTTCAGACTTTGTCAAAACATCATGTATTTGTGGATACCTTTGAAGAAAGGGATCCCGCTGTTGTTTCTCACATTGATTTGGCTGACAAGGCTGATCTGTTTGTCATTGCACCGGCAACGGCAAATATCATCGGTAAGATGGCTCAAGGAATTGCGGATGATATGCTGTCTACCACCGTGCTGGCAACGGTAGCCCCCGTGTTAATATGTCCTGCCATGAATGTTCATATGTATGCCCATCCTGCAGTACAAAGAAATATGAACATCCTGAAGGAATGGGGCTATCATTTTGCCGAACCGGGAGAGGGCCCTTTAGCTTGCGGATATACGGGGAAGGGAAGGCTGGCAGAGTCGGAAAGCATACTGACTCATATTGAGTATTTGTTGAAAAAAGGGAACAGGAAAACGGATCTTAAAGGAAAGAGGGTTCTCGTTACCGCAGGTCCCACCCGGGAAAAAGTGGACCCGGTTCGCTTTTTTTCTAACCGGTCATCAGGAAAAATGGGATTTGCCATTGCTGAGGCAGCCAGAGACCGGGGAGCAGAAGTACTTTTAGTCACAGGACCAACCTCATTACCCAAACCCTCAGGGGTTATCACCTATCCCGTAGAATCTGCAGAAGAAATGTACCATGCGGTCATGGAAAAGATAGAAGAGGTGGATATTGTCATAAAAGCGGCGGCTGTTGCTGATTATCGACCAAAGGAAGTACACGATCAAAAAATCAAAAAGAGCGAGGGGCAGTTAATCATAGAACTGGAGAGAACAAAAGATATTCTCTTTGAAATCGGCAAGAGAAAGAAACATCAATTTGTAGTGGGATTTGCGGCCGAAACAAAGGATGTAGAATATTATGCTAAGGATAAAATGTCTAGAAAAAATGTGGATATGATCGTGGCCAATAACGTGAAATTAGTGGGTGCCGGATTTGAAGAAGACACAAATGTAGTCACCATATATGTAAAGAACGGACAAGAAATATCCCTTCCAAAGATGAGCAAAAGGGAAGTGGCAGATGCCATCTTTGACCAGATCATGGGTTTGCTTGAACAAAGGGAGTAG
- a CDS encoding YicC/YloC family endoribonuclease, whose amino-acid sequence MKSMTGYGRAEQRIDGLSFTVEMKSVNHRFCEISIKMPREFMFAEDKIKRLIQKKILRGRVDVFVNMDAETLPNQQLEVNWSLVEQYMSAIREFQQKYNLHDNISATDILAREDMIQLKEEQRNLEEAADFLLDVVSQAVDRLVEMRDLEGQALTEDLESRMTQIRQYIGNISQHSGRVVDIYREKILQRVKEFLGGQVELDEGKLLTEVALFAEKANIDEELTRLHSHCEQFLKVIRDKGAIGRKLDFLIQEMNREMNTIGSKANDLKISQWVVELKSELEKIKEQVQNIE is encoded by the coding sequence ATGAAAAGTATGACTGGATATGGTAGGGCAGAGCAACGAATAGACGGTCTTTCCTTTACCGTTGAAATGAAATCGGTAAATCATCGCTTTTGTGAGATTTCGATCAAGATGCCTCGAGAATTTATGTTTGCAGAAGATAAAATAAAGAGGTTGATACAGAAGAAGATCCTCCGGGGGAGAGTGGATGTTTTTGTCAATATGGATGCAGAGACTCTTCCTAATCAACAGCTTGAGGTGAACTGGAGTCTTGTTGAACAATATATGTCTGCTATCCGGGAATTTCAACAAAAATACAATCTTCATGACAACATTTCGGCAACGGATATTTTGGCCAGGGAAGACATGATTCAACTCAAGGAAGAGCAGCGGAATTTGGAAGAAGCGGCTGATTTTCTTTTGGATGTAGTGTCTCAGGCTGTTGACCGGCTGGTTGAAATGAGGGATTTGGAGGGACAAGCTCTAACAGAAGATTTAGAATCCAGAATGACCCAGATTAGACAATATATAGGAAATATTTCCCAACATTCCGGACGCGTCGTTGACATCTATCGGGAGAAAATTTTGCAAAGGGTGAAGGAATTTTTAGGCGGGCAGGTTGAATTGGATGAAGGAAAGTTATTAACGGAAGTGGCCCTCTTTGCCGAAAAAGCTAATATTGATGAAGAATTAACTCGTTTACATAGCCACTGCGAGCAATTTTTGAAAGTAATCAGAGATAAAGGTGCCATTGGCAGAAAGCTTGATTTTTTAATTCAGGAAATGAACCGGGAAATGAATACCATTGGCTCCAAAGCTAATGATTTAAAAATTAGTCAATGGGTCGTCGAGTTAAAAAGCGAATTGGAAAAAATCAAAGAACAGGTGCAAAATATAGAGTAA
- the def gene encoding peptide deformylase, whose protein sequence is MALRMIVKHPDPLLRQKAKEVSKLNDNLHKLLDDMAETMYHAEGVGLAAPQIGILKRVIVVDVGEGIIELINPEIIEQDGEQIGPEGCLSIPGILGEVRRAKKCKVKGLNRHGEEVVLEGEDLLARAFQHEIDHLNGVLFIDLAEKIYDKTTE, encoded by the coding sequence ATGGCATTAAGAATGATTGTAAAACACCCGGATCCGCTTCTACGGCAAAAGGCGAAAGAGGTTTCGAAATTAAACGATAATCTCCACAAGTTATTGGATGATATGGCCGAGACCATGTATCATGCCGAAGGGGTTGGCTTGGCTGCTCCCCAGATAGGAATTTTAAAACGGGTGATTGTTGTAGATGTGGGAGAAGGGATTATTGAATTAATCAATCCCGAGATTATTGAACAGGATGGCGAGCAAATCGGTCCGGAAGGATGTTTAAGTATTCCAGGTATATTAGGTGAAGTCAGGAGAGCGAAAAAATGCAAGGTAAAAGGACTGAATCGACATGGAGAAGAGGTTGTCCTCGAAGGTGAAGATCTATTGGCACGGGCATTTCAGCATGAAATTGATCATTTAAACGGTGTGCTGTTCATTGACTTGGCTGAAAAAATATATGATAAAACAACGGAGTAG